The following coding sequences lie in one Eschrichtius robustus isolate mEscRob2 chromosome 10, mEscRob2.pri, whole genome shotgun sequence genomic window:
- the LOC137770955 gene encoding interferon omega-1-like, which yields MALLRKNVIREPTRKFPPDARLSQASSSLICPMAFVLSLLTALVVFSYGPGGSLGCDLSQNHVRISRRNFMLLGQMRRISPSFCLKDRKDFGFPQDTVDGSQLPKAQATSVLHEMLQQIFRLFHTERSSAAWDTSLLDKLRTGLHQQLEDLDACLVQAMGEEESALAVTGPTLAVKRYFQGIHLYLEEKKYSDCAWKIVRVGIMRSFSSSTNLQERLRLTDGGTSLVVQW from the coding sequence ATGGCCTTGCTTAGAAAGAATGTCATCAGAGAACCTACCCGCAAGTTTCCTCCAGACGCTCGTCTCAGCCAGGCCAGCAGCAGCCTCATTTGCCCCATGGCCTTCGTGCTCTCTCTACTGACCGCCCTGGTGGTGTTCAGCTACGGCCCTGGTGGATCTCTGGGCTGCGACCTGTCTCAGAACCACGTGCGGATTAGCAGGAGGAACTTCATGCTTCTGGGCCAGATGAGGAGAATCTCGCCTAGCTTCTGTCTGAAGGATAGAAAAGACTTCGGTTTCCCCCAGGACACGGTGGATGGCAGCCAGCTCCCGAAGGCCCAGGCCACCTCTGTCCTCCACGAGATGCTCCAGCAGATCTTCCGCCTCTTCCACACAGAGCGCTCCTCTGCCGCCTGGGACACCTCCCTCCTGGACAAACTCCGCACTGGACTGCATCAGCAGCTGGAGGACCTGGATGCCTGCTTAGTGCAGGCGATGGGAGAGGAAGAATCTGCCCTGGCAGTGACGGGCCCTACACTGGCCGTGAAGAGGTACTTCCAGGGAATCCATCTCTACCTTGAAGAGAAGAAATACAGTGATTGTGCCTGGAAAATTGTCAGAGTGGGAATCATGAGATCCTTCTCTTCATCAACCAACTTGCAAGAAAGGTTAAGACTTAcggatggagggacttccctggtggtccagtggtaa
- the LOC137769883 gene encoding interferon alpha-1-like: MAPTLSLLLALVLLSCNSSCSLGCDLPQTHSLASRRNLMLLQQMRRISPFSCLKDRNDFGFPQEAFGGNQFQKAQAIAVVHETIQQTFQLFSTEGSAAAWDETLLDKFCTALSQQLTDLQACVMQEAGLEGTPLLKEDSILAVRKYFHRITVYLQEKKYSPCAWEIVRAEVMRSFSSSTNLQERLRRKE; this comes from the coding sequence ATGGCCCCAACCTTGTCCTTACTCCTGGCCCTGGTGCTGCTCAGCTGCAACTCCTCCTGCTCTCTGGGCTGCGACCTGCCTCAGACCCACAGCCTGGCTAGCAGGAGGAACCTGATGCTCCTGCAACAAATGAGGAGAATCTCCCCCTTCTCCTGCCTGAAGGACAGAAATGACTTTGGATTCCCCCAGGAAGCGTTTGGAGGCAACCAGTTCCAGAAGGCTCAAGCCATCGCTGTCGTCCATGAGACGATCCAGCAGACCTTCCAGCTCTTCAGCACGGAGGGCTCGGCTGCCGCTTGGGATGAGACCCTCCTGGACAAGTTCTGCACTGCACTTTCTCAGCAGCTCACTGACCTGCAAGCCTGTGTGATGCAGGAGGCGGGGCTGGAAGGGACTCCCCTGCTGAAGGAGGACTCCATCCTGGCTGTGAGGAAATACTTCCACAGAATCACTGTCTATCTGCAAGAGAAGAAATACAGCCCTTGTGCCTGGGAGATTGTCAGAGCAGAAGTCATGAGATCCTTCTCTTCATCAACAAACTTGCAAGAAAGACTCAGGAGGAAGGAATGA